The DNA sequence CCGACGGGGTCGCCGCCGCCGAGCAGGAGCTGCGCGCCTCCGGCGCCGGTGAGGTGGCCGGGACCGCGGTGGACGTCGCCGACGGCGACGCGCTGGCCGGCTGGGTCGCCGCCGCCGCCGACCGATTCGGTGCCGTCGACGCCGTCGTCGCGAACGTCTCGGCGCTCGCGATCGGCCCTGGCGAGCAGAACTGGCGCTCGAGCTTCGAGATCGACCTGCTGCACACGGTGCGCCTGGTGGACGCCGCGATGCCGCACCTGGAGCGCAGCGACGCCGCCTCGGTCACCGCGGTGTCCAGCGTCTCCGGTCGCGAGATCGACTTCGCCGACGGCTCCTACGGCGTCATGAAGGCCGCGCTGGTGCACCACGTCTCCGGCCTGGCCTTCGACCTCGCCCCGAAGGGCATCCGCGCCAACGCCGTCTCCCCCGGCAACGTCTACTTCCCCGGCGGGGTGTGGGCGAACGTCGAGCAGAACGACCCCGCGCTGTACGCGCACGCGATGGGGCTCAACCCGACGGGCCGGAT is a window from the Pseudonocardia sp. HH130629-09 genome containing:
- a CDS encoding SDR family NAD(P)-dependent oxidoreductase, whose product is MDMLLNGRVVLVTGGSRGIGRAVVAGLAAEGARVAFCARDADGVAAAEQELRASGAGEVAGTAVDVADGDALAGWVAAAADRFGAVDAVVANVSALAIGPGEQNWRSSFEIDLLHTVRLVDAAMPHLERSDAASVTAVSSVSGREIDFADGSYGVMKAALVHHVSGLAFDLAPKGIRANAVSPGNVYFPGGVWANVEQNDPALYAHAMGLNPTGRMGTPEETAYAVVSLVSPRASRISGTSLVVDGALTRGVQL